One Castanea sativa cultivar Marrone di Chiusa Pesio chromosome 4, ASM4071231v1 DNA window includes the following coding sequences:
- the LOC142632278 gene encoding polygalacturonase-like, giving the protein MAKLTFSSVFLFLFFISFFVQSSNADYNVISFGAKPDGKTEATQAFLKAWQSACNSAVASTIYIPKGRFLLKATVFRGPCKNRITVKIDGTLVAPTDYRALGNSGYWILFIKVDRVAVYGGTLDAKGAGFWACRNSGKSCPVGARSITFNWANNIVVSGLTSINSQLTHLVINSCNNVVVQNVKLIAPDLSPNTDGIHVQTSTGVTIKGSTMQTGDDCISIGPGTNNLLMSNIKCGPGHGVSIGSLARELNEAGVQNVTLTNAVFTGSDNGLRIKSWARPSNGFVRNILFQNIVMRNVENPIIIDQNYCPNNQGCPLQSSGVKISEVTYRNIQGTSATAEAVTFDCSPSSPCRGIKLQDIKLTHNNRAATSSCKNIGGTSSGVLVPESCL; this is encoded by the exons atggCTAAGCTTACTTTCTCTTctgtttttctcttccttttcttcataTCCTTCTTTGTTCAATCATCAAATGCAGACTATAATGTGATCAGTTTTGGTGCAAAGCCAGATGGAAAAACTGAGGCAACACAAGCATTCCTCAAGGCATGGCAATCAGCTTGTAACTCAGCCGTAGCCTCCACCATTTACATCCCAAAGGGGAGGTTCTTGCTGAAAGCAACTGTTTTTAGGGGTCCATGCAAGAACAGAATTACAGTTAAAATTGATGGAACACTTGTGGCTCCAACAGATTATCGTGCACTTGGGAATTCAGGGTACTGGATTTTGTTCATTAAGGTTGATAGAGTTGCAGTTTATGGTGGCACTTTGGATGCAAAGGGGGCTGGCTTTTGGGCTTGCCGGAATTCTGGAAAAAGTTGCCCAGTTGGTGCTAGG TCAATAACATTCAATTGGGCAAACAATATTGTGGTCAGTGGCTTAACGTCGATCAACAGTCAGCTTACTCACCTTGTAATCAACAGCTGCAACAATGTGGTGGTCCAAAATGTGAAGCTTATCGCTCCCGACCTAAGCCCAAACACGGATGGCATTCATGTGCAGACCTCGACTGGAGTTACAATCAAGGGAAGCACCATGCAAACTGGAGACGATTGCATATCAATCGGTCCAGGCACAAACAACTTGTTGATGagcaacattaaatgtggcccTGGTCATGGTGTAAG CATTGGTAGCTTGGCCAGGGAACTCAACGAAGCAGGCGTCCAAAATGTAACGTTAACTAATGCAGTATTCACTGGATCAGACAATGGATTAAGGATCAAGTCATGGGCCAGGCCCAGCAATGGGTTTGTTCGGAACATTCTTTTCCAAAACATTGTTATGAGAAATGTTGAGAACCCCATCATCATTGACCAGAATTATTGCCCTAATAACCAAGGTTGTCCTCTACAG AGCTCGGGTGTGAAGATTAGTGAAGTGACATACAGAAATATACAAGGCACATCAGCTACAGCAGAGGCTGTGACATTTGATTGCAGTCCAAGCAGTCCTTGCAGAGGGATCAAATTGCAAGACATCAAGCTTACTCACAACAATAGGGCAGCAACATCATCATGTAAGAACATTGGTGGAACAAGCAGTGGAGTACTCGTGCCAGAGAGTTGCCTATAA